A window of the Clostridia bacterium genome harbors these coding sequences:
- a CDS encoding carbohydrate-binding protein encodes MYNIYHQNGVVIRPNVIAEGDTATVMYKGILHNKGADSVYMHIGYSEDWKDAKDIKMSRTDEGFEAHLPITSREQLKIAFKDSANHWDNNSGRNYSFEVQNRFVSIDTR; translated from the coding sequence GTGTATAATATTTATCATCAGAACGGTGTCGTAATCAGGCCCAACGTAATTGCCGAAGGTGATACCGCAACTGTGATGTATAAAGGGATATTGCACAACAAAGGAGCAGACTCGGTTTATATGCATATAGGTTATAGTGAAGACTGGAAAGATGCAAAAGACATAAAAATGAGCAGAACAGATGAAGGTTTTGAGGCACACTTGCCTATAACCTCACGTGAACAGTTAAAGATAGCTTTTAAAGACAGTGCAAATCACTGGGATAATAACTCAGGAAGAAACTACTCCTTCGAAGTACAGAATAGGTTTGTATCAATAGATACGAGATAA